The Halarchaeum grantii genome includes a window with the following:
- the aroA gene encoding 3-phosphoshikimate 1-carboxyvinyltransferase, whose amino-acid sequence MKVTVPQSRVHGDAHAPPSKSYTHRAILAAGYSDGALVHHYLGSADTRETMGAVEAFGGDVADVQDVLEVDGFGGRPEVPPDVVDCGNSGTTMRLTTVAAALADGITVLTGDASLRSRPQGPLLDAVDQLGGSARSTRANGQAPLVVEGPIEGGTVTIPGDVSSQFVSALLMAGAVTDDGVDVELSTELKSAPYVDITLEVLDDFGVEATRTESGYRVPGGQSYEPRDGEYTVPGDFSSASYLLAAGALAGDPEVEVHEVYPSAQGDSAIIDILTEMGADLEWDRENGRAVVRRSELSGTTVDVGDTPDLLPTIATLGAAADGTTEIVNAEHVRFKETDRVSAMAEQLSKMGAEVEEERDALLVHGGESDLVGADVEGLGDHRIVMALAVAGLVADGETTITGAEDVDVSFPGFFDVLYELGVDVSRE is encoded by the coding sequence ATGAAGGTCACGGTCCCCCAGTCTCGCGTCCACGGGGACGCGCACGCACCGCCGTCGAAGAGCTACACGCACCGCGCGATACTCGCGGCGGGCTACTCGGACGGCGCGCTCGTCCACCACTACCTCGGCTCCGCCGACACCCGCGAGACGATGGGCGCCGTCGAGGCGTTCGGCGGCGACGTCGCCGACGTGCAGGACGTCCTCGAAGTCGACGGCTTCGGCGGGCGCCCCGAGGTGCCGCCGGACGTCGTGGACTGCGGGAACTCCGGGACGACGATGCGCCTCACCACGGTGGCGGCCGCGCTCGCGGACGGCATCACCGTGCTGACCGGGGACGCGTCGCTGCGCTCGCGCCCGCAGGGGCCGCTCCTCGACGCCGTCGACCAGCTCGGCGGGTCGGCGCGCTCGACGCGCGCGAACGGGCAGGCGCCGCTCGTCGTCGAGGGTCCCATCGAGGGCGGGACGGTGACGATCCCGGGCGACGTCTCCTCGCAGTTCGTCTCCGCGCTCCTGATGGCGGGCGCCGTCACCGACGACGGCGTGGACGTCGAGCTCTCGACGGAGCTGAAGTCCGCGCCGTACGTCGACATCACGCTCGAAGTGCTCGACGACTTCGGCGTCGAGGCGACGCGGACCGAGAGCGGCTATCGCGTCCCCGGCGGGCAGTCCTACGAGCCGCGCGACGGCGAGTACACCGTCCCCGGGGACTTCTCCTCGGCGTCCTACCTGCTCGCGGCGGGCGCGCTCGCGGGCGACCCCGAGGTCGAGGTCCACGAGGTCTACCCGAGCGCGCAGGGCGACAGCGCGATTATCGATATCCTGACGGAGATGGGGGCCGACCTCGAGTGGGACCGCGAGAACGGCCGCGCGGTCGTTCGCCGCTCCGAGCTATCGGGGACGACGGTGGACGTCGGGGACACGCCCGACCTCCTGCCGACGATCGCGACGCTCGGCGCGGCCGCCGACGGCACGACGGAGATCGTGAACGCCGAGCACGTCCGCTTCAAGGAGACGGACCGCGTGAGCGCGATGGCGGAGCAGCTCTCGAAGATGGGCGCAGAGGTCGAGGAGGAGCGCGACGCCCTCCTCGTCCACGGCGGCGAGAGCGACCTCGTCGGCGCGGACGTCGAGGGCCTCGGCGACCACCGCATCGTGATGGCGCTCGCCGTCGCCGGCCTCGTCGCCGACGGCGAGACGACGATCACCGGCGCGGAGGACGTCGACGTCTCCTTCCCCGGGTTCTTCGACGTGCTCTACGAACTCGGCGTGGACGTCTCGCGGGAGTGA
- the aroC gene encoding chorismate synthase, translating to MNGNRFGRLFQVTTYGESHGKGMGVTVSGVPAGLELDAEDIQYELDRRKPGQSMITTSRGEPDEVTIQSGIQDGYTTGTPIGLTIQNKDARSGKYEPFITAPRPSHGDFTYSAKFGTRNWGGGGRSSARETVNWVAAGAIAKKVLREHGVRVKAHVNQIDDIEADAVSWDELLENTEENDVRCADPEAAEAMQERIEEYQEAGDSIGGSIYFEIRGVPRGLGAPRFDSVESRLGQALMSVPASTAFEFGLGRDAREYSGSERNEDWTFDENGDPTPVGNDHGGLQGGITTGQPIYGELTLHAPTSIPSEQTTVDWETGEEKTAQVIGRHDPVLPPRGVPVVEAMCRLTVLDFMLLGGRINPDRMDGQPGEYDTDYHPTSPENDPEDAETKVE from the coding sequence ATGAACGGGAATCGCTTCGGGCGACTCTTTCAGGTGACGACGTACGGCGAGAGCCACGGGAAGGGGATGGGCGTGACCGTCTCCGGCGTGCCCGCCGGCCTCGAACTCGACGCCGAGGACATCCAGTACGAACTCGACCGGCGCAAGCCCGGGCAGTCGATGATCACGACGTCGCGCGGTGAACCCGACGAGGTGACCATCCAGTCGGGGATTCAGGACGGCTACACGACGGGGACGCCGATCGGGCTGACGATCCAGAACAAGGACGCGCGCTCCGGGAAGTACGAGCCGTTCATCACGGCGCCCCGGCCCTCGCACGGCGACTTCACGTACTCCGCGAAGTTCGGGACGCGCAACTGGGGCGGCGGCGGGCGCTCGTCGGCGCGCGAGACGGTGAACTGGGTGGCGGCGGGCGCCATCGCGAAGAAGGTCCTCCGCGAGCACGGCGTGCGCGTGAAGGCGCACGTGAACCAGATCGACGACATCGAGGCCGACGCGGTGTCGTGGGACGAGCTCCTCGAGAACACCGAGGAGAACGACGTGCGCTGTGCCGACCCCGAGGCCGCCGAGGCGATGCAGGAGCGCATCGAGGAGTACCAGGAGGCGGGCGACTCCATCGGCGGGTCGATCTACTTCGAGATTCGCGGCGTGCCGCGAGGGCTTGGCGCACCGCGCTTCGACAGCGTGGAGTCGCGCCTCGGGCAGGCCCTCATGTCGGTGCCGGCCTCGACGGCGTTCGAGTTCGGTCTCGGCCGCGACGCCCGCGAGTACAGCGGGAGCGAGCGCAACGAGGACTGGACGTTCGACGAGAACGGCGACCCCACGCCGGTCGGAAACGACCACGGCGGCCTGCAGGGCGGCATCACGACCGGACAGCCGATCTACGGCGAGTTGACGCTCCACGCGCCGACGTCGATCCCGTCCGAGCAGACGACGGTCGACTGGGAGACGGGCGAGGAGAAGACCGCGCAGGTCATCGGCCGTCACGACCCCGTCCTGCCGCCGCGCGGCGTGCCGGTCGTAGAGGCGATGTGTCGGCTGACCGTCCTCGACTTCATGCTCCTCGGCGGCCGCATCAACCCCGACCGGATGGACGGCCAGCCCGGCGAGTACGACACCGACTACCACCCGACGAGCCCGGAGAACGACCCCGAGGACGCCGAGACGAAGGTCGAGTAG
- a CDS encoding uracil-DNA glycosylase has product MDAAQETRYNPFGMDEDCRNCEALCGVRDRVVHGYGDVSADFVFVGETPSAAAERTGVPFTGDAVGERFQDILGQVGLNHSLPESEEPEIENAYLAYLTRCHHPERPPTDEEVATCEPFLNADLRMINPEVIVPVGERALAEIGEEYTTTPVADLDVVEHHAERIRGRGFELFPMVHPAAMTEEQVDAFVTAFLDLLETDYRQTKGRRGR; this is encoded by the coding sequence ATGGACGCGGCACAGGAGACGCGGTACAACCCGTTCGGGATGGACGAGGACTGTCGCAACTGCGAGGCGCTCTGTGGCGTCCGCGACCGCGTCGTCCACGGCTACGGTGACGTGAGCGCGGACTTCGTCTTCGTCGGCGAGACGCCGAGCGCGGCCGCCGAGCGGACGGGCGTACCGTTCACGGGCGACGCGGTGGGCGAGCGCTTCCAGGACATCCTCGGGCAGGTCGGACTGAACCACTCGCTCCCGGAGAGCGAGGAACCGGAGATCGAGAACGCCTACCTCGCCTATCTCACGCGGTGTCACCACCCGGAGCGCCCGCCCACCGACGAGGAGGTTGCGACCTGCGAGCCGTTCTTGAACGCGGATCTGCGGATGATCAACCCCGAGGTCATCGTGCCGGTGGGCGAGCGCGCGCTCGCGGAGATCGGCGAGGAGTACACGACGACGCCCGTCGCGGACCTCGACGTCGTCGAGCATCACGCCGAACGCATCCGGGGTCGGGGCTTCGAGCTGTTCCCGATGGTCCACCCGGCGGCGATGACCGAGGAGCAGGTGGACGCGTTCGTGACGGCGTTCCTCGACCTCCTCGAGACGGACTACCGGCAGACGAAGGGGCGACGCGGGCGGTAG
- a CDS encoding DUF2064 domain-containing protein → MTILVAMLDPPREGLVLPGLADSVLTPAEVVDLYRAMAKDLLRAGADSGGDLLVNYRPDDLLAEPHRRAKSSEDAVRELAAEALDDEELEEARFEVQVGSSYDARVGNTVTHLLEREEASSVAVADPVAPLLGRKNLDSAAMKLRRRDVVLGPASDGRVYYAAFAEPIDFAGAYAVPEVDTLAARARDAGLDVDFLPESVAVHGPTDLRTLLACVDARRRAGRGVPTHTAAFLADLPVYITERSGKRALVRD, encoded by the coding sequence ATGACGATTCTCGTCGCCATGCTCGATCCGCCTCGTGAGGGCCTCGTTCTCCCCGGGCTCGCGGACAGCGTTCTGACGCCCGCCGAGGTGGTCGACCTCTACCGGGCGATGGCGAAGGACCTCCTGCGCGCCGGCGCGGACAGCGGCGGCGACCTCCTCGTGAACTATCGGCCGGACGACCTCCTCGCCGAGCCGCATCGCCGCGCGAAATCGAGCGAGGACGCGGTGCGCGAGCTCGCGGCCGAGGCGCTGGACGACGAGGAGCTCGAGGAGGCGCGTTTCGAGGTACAGGTCGGGTCGAGCTACGACGCGCGCGTCGGCAACACGGTCACGCACCTCCTCGAGCGCGAGGAGGCGTCGTCCGTCGCGGTCGCGGACCCCGTCGCGCCCCTGCTGGGTCGGAAGAACCTCGATTCGGCGGCGATGAAGCTCCGTCGACGCGACGTGGTTCTCGGCCCAGCGAGCGACGGCCGCGTCTACTACGCGGCGTTCGCCGAGCCCATCGACTTCGCGGGCGCGTACGCCGTCCCCGAGGTCGACACGCTCGCGGCGCGCGCTCGGGACGCCGGCCTCGACGTCGACTTCCTCCCGGAGTCGGTCGCCGTCCACGGGCCCACGGACCTCCGCACGCTCCTCGCGTGTGTGGACGCGCGTCGTCGCGCCGGGCGTGGCGTCCCGACACACACCGCCGCGTTCCTCGCCGATCTCCCCGTGTACATCACCGAACGTAGTGGGAAACGCGCCCTCGTGCGAGATTGA
- a CDS encoding rubrerythrin-like domain-containing protein, whose protein sequence is MRPSVEVESAREYECLACGARVENPDGGVCRDCGGALRSLGRERDL, encoded by the coding sequence ATGAGGCCATCAGTCGAGGTGGAGAGCGCACGGGAGTACGAGTGCCTCGCGTGTGGCGCGCGAGTCGAGAACCCGGACGGCGGCGTCTGTCGGGACTGCGGCGGCGCGCTCCGTAGCCTCGGGCGCGAGCGCGACCTGTAG
- a CDS encoding DUF4112 domain-containing protein, protein MTAARGRDLTEAFDASIDDLPDSVDRDAVERMRSVAYVLDESVRVPGTDFRVGVDPLVSAVPVVGDALGVGLSLYVVLEAARLGVSYTTLVEMLANVTIDAVGGSVPVVGDVFDAVWKANKRNLELVLDDLTDADEDEWTSVEVTRE, encoded by the coding sequence ATGACCGCCGCGCGAGGACGCGACCTCACCGAGGCGTTCGACGCCAGCATCGACGACCTCCCCGACTCGGTCGACCGCGACGCCGTCGAGCGCATGCGCTCCGTCGCGTACGTCCTCGACGAGAGCGTCCGCGTCCCCGGCACCGACTTCCGCGTCGGCGTCGACCCGCTCGTCAGCGCCGTTCCCGTCGTCGGCGACGCCCTCGGTGTCGGCCTCTCGCTCTACGTCGTCCTCGAAGCCGCGCGCCTCGGCGTCTCCTACACGACGCTCGTCGAGATGCTCGCGAACGTCACCATCGACGCCGTCGGCGGTTCCGTCCCCGTCGTCGGCGACGTCTTCGACGCCGTCTGGAAGGCCAACAAGCGCAACCTCGAACTCGTCCTCGACGACCTCACCGACGCCGACGAGGACGAGTGGACGTCCGTCGAGGTCACGCGAGAGTAA
- a CDS encoding DUF5785 family protein, with protein sequence MEDMYDESGRDWPHDPDGEEGSEGGRKYGMAVLSKKVEEGEDFPLQKEAFVAEYGDDPVRINYETVVSVADIFEHVEAEEYSDKVDFWKQVGQGMRAGDLWDYHPGGE encoded by the coding sequence ATGGAGGACATGTACGACGAGTCGGGCCGCGACTGGCCCCACGATCCGGACGGCGAGGAGGGGAGCGAGGGCGGCCGCAAGTACGGGATGGCGGTCCTCTCGAAGAAGGTCGAGGAGGGCGAGGACTTCCCCCTTCAGAAGGAGGCGTTCGTCGCGGAGTACGGCGACGACCCCGTCCGCATCAACTACGAGACGGTTGTCTCCGTCGCGGACATCTTCGAGCACGTCGAGGCCGAGGAGTACTCGGACAAGGTCGACTTCTGGAAGCAGGTCGGGCAGGGGATGCGCGCGGGCGACCTCTGGGACTACCACCCGGGCGGCGAGTAG
- the udk gene encoding uridine kinase, with translation MTTPSFAIGIAGGTGAGKTTLAREMVDGHADAVTLIPIDNYYDDLGHLPFEERAEANYDHPSAFEWELLREHLDALLDGDAVEMPQYDFTEHRRTEETVHVEPTDVVVLEGIFALYDDVITASLDLRVYVEADADVRILRRIERDVVERGRDIEDVIEQYRATVKPMHERYVEPTKKTADIVVPEGANGVAVDLLAEKVRAESTAGLGLDR, from the coding sequence ATGACAACGCCGTCGTTCGCCATCGGTATCGCGGGCGGTACCGGGGCGGGGAAGACGACGCTCGCACGGGAGATGGTCGACGGGCACGCCGACGCGGTCACGCTCATCCCCATCGACAACTACTACGACGACCTCGGCCACCTGCCCTTCGAGGAGCGCGCCGAGGCGAACTACGACCACCCCTCGGCGTTCGAGTGGGAACTGCTCCGCGAGCACCTCGACGCCCTCCTCGACGGCGACGCGGTCGAGATGCCCCAGTACGACTTCACGGAGCACCGCCGTACCGAGGAGACGGTGCACGTCGAACCCACGGACGTCGTCGTCCTCGAAGGCATCTTCGCGCTCTACGACGACGTCATCACCGCATCCCTCGACCTTCGGGTCTACGTCGAGGCGGACGCCGACGTCCGCATCCTCCGGCGCATCGAACGCGACGTCGTCGAGCGCGGGCGCGACATCGAGGACGTCATCGAGCAGTACCGCGCGACCGTGAAGCCGATGCACGAGCGCTACGTCGAACCGACGAAGAAGACCGCCGACATCGTCGTTCCCGAGGGCGCGAACGGCGTCGCTGTCGACCTGCTCGCGGAGAAAGTGCGTGCCGAATCGACGGCCGGCCTCGGCCTCGACCGGTAG
- a CDS encoding CBS domain-containing protein translates to MTPVPIRDVMSREFVGVGESDGLRETVALLRENDADAAVVLRGDDPVGFLSARDVLDHVAAGDVDDVTVGDAMADPPTALRPEATLADAANAIRRTDSDHLLVSDGDGLIGVVTVRDVTTASRATVEPVPDADGATPESGPPDDRDRDVAADDFSAQSVCEVCGGLAGSLTNVNGQLVCADCHQY, encoded by the coding sequence ATGACCCCTGTCCCGATCCGCGACGTGATGTCCCGCGAGTTCGTCGGCGTCGGCGAGAGCGACGGCCTCCGCGAGACCGTCGCGCTCCTCCGGGAGAACGACGCCGACGCGGCCGTCGTCCTGCGCGGCGACGACCCGGTCGGCTTCCTGAGCGCGCGCGACGTCCTCGACCACGTCGCCGCCGGCGACGTCGACGACGTCACCGTCGGGGACGCGATGGCGGACCCGCCGACGGCGCTCAGACCGGAGGCGACGCTCGCGGACGCCGCGAACGCGATCCGGCGCACCGACAGCGACCACCTGCTCGTCTCCGACGGGGACGGGCTTATCGGCGTCGTCACCGTCCGGGACGTCACCACGGCGTCGCGCGCCACCGTCGAACCCGTCCCCGACGCCGACGGGGCCACGCCCGAGAGCGGGCCACCGGACGACCGGGACCGTGACGTGGCCGCGGACGATTTCTCCGCACAGAGCGTCTGCGAGGTCTGTGGCGGGCTCGCCGGGTCGCTCACGAACGTCAACGGCCAGCTCGTCTGCGCGGACTGCCACCAGTACTGA
- a CDS encoding GNAT family N-acetyltransferase has protein sequence MARPSASIRVDRPTMQDLDALVDLWVALVADQRAHDTHLLAEENRSTARDVLSQYVATERVFVARDPVRDAPVGFVMYHVESGLYAEDVQRGVVDNVYVEGGYRSAGVGSRLLDAAEDDLRGAGADVLGISVMAGNDRARALYESRGYTVQRYVMEKPTESDTQTKGDGE, from the coding sequence ATGGCGCGTCCCTCCGCGAGCATCCGTGTCGACCGGCCGACGATGCAGGACCTCGACGCGCTCGTTGACCTCTGGGTCGCGCTCGTCGCCGACCAGCGCGCTCACGACACCCACCTCCTCGCCGAGGAGAACCGCTCGACCGCCCGCGACGTCCTCTCGCAGTACGTCGCCACCGAGCGCGTCTTCGTCGCGCGCGACCCCGTCCGCGACGCCCCCGTCGGCTTCGTCATGTACCACGTCGAGAGCGGGCTCTACGCGGAGGACGTCCAGCGCGGCGTCGTCGACAACGTCTACGTCGAGGGCGGCTACCGGAGCGCCGGGGTCGGCTCGCGACTCCTCGACGCCGCCGAGGACGACCTACGCGGCGCCGGCGCGGACGTCCTCGGGATCTCCGTGATGGCGGGGAACGACCGTGCGCGCGCCCTCTACGAGTCGCGCGGCTACACCGTCCAGCGCTACGTCATGGAGAAACCGACGGAAAGCGATACGCAAACAAAGGGGGACGGCGAATGA
- a CDS encoding VOC family protein: protein MDSESEAYAAPAGMHVGRVALTVGSLDAVIPFYRDALGFAVERADRRARLRAGDRTRLVLVEDVDAPARPSEAAGLYHAAVRVPDRPALAAMLERIRESGHALSGASDHGVSEALYLRDPEGNGIEVYRDRPRAEWPRSPDGTPAMGTRPLDLSALAADAPDSRSGLSEGADVGHVHLEVRDLDASEAFYAGTLGLAVQERAERAVFAAAGGYHHHVACNTWQSRRAPADGTARGLRWVEFAYPDAASVVAARERLPAERVVERDDGVVEVTDPDGIRLRLSVDADGDAGRA from the coding sequence ATGGACTCGGAGAGCGAGGCGTACGCGGCGCCGGCCGGGATGCACGTCGGGCGAGTGGCGTTGACGGTCGGTTCGCTCGACGCCGTGATACCGTTCTATCGGGACGCACTGGGGTTCGCCGTCGAGCGCGCGGACAGGCGAGCGCGACTGCGCGCCGGCGACCGGACGCGACTGGTGCTCGTCGAGGACGTCGACGCGCCGGCGCGCCCGAGTGAGGCGGCGGGACTCTATCACGCCGCCGTCCGCGTCCCGGACCGGCCCGCGCTCGCGGCGATGCTCGAGCGGATCCGGGAGAGCGGACATGCGTTGAGCGGCGCGTCCGATCACGGGGTGAGCGAGGCGCTCTACCTCCGTGACCCGGAGGGAAACGGTATCGAGGTGTATCGGGACCGCCCGCGAGCGGAGTGGCCGCGCTCGCCGGACGGGACGCCGGCCATGGGGACGCGCCCGCTCGACCTGTCCGCGCTCGCCGCGGACGCGCCGGACAGCCGGAGCGGCCTTTCCGAAGGAGCGGACGTCGGGCACGTCCACCTCGAAGTGCGTGACCTCGACGCCTCCGAGGCCTTCTACGCGGGGACGCTCGGACTCGCCGTCCAAGAGCGCGCCGAGCGCGCGGTGTTCGCGGCGGCGGGCGGCTACCACCACCACGTCGCGTGCAACACGTGGCAGTCCCGCCGCGCGCCAGCGGACGGCACCGCGCGCGGCCTGCGGTGGGTCGAGTTCGCGTATCCGGACGCGGCGAGCGTCGTGGCCGCCCGCGAGCGCCTGCCAGCGGAGCGCGTCGTTGAGCGGGACGACGGCGTCGTCGAGGTCACGGACCCGGACGGCATCCGACTCCGTCTCTCGGTCGACGCGGACGGCGACGCCGGACGAGCTTAG
- a CDS encoding MFS transporter — translation MSQNASDRWLYAWAGANVAIGAISLLVPLFVVGLGGTAFDLGVLWFATSVAMVPGALGVGALVDRTGRHRPFALAGLGGIAVATAVLPFLDGVLAVVLVDSVLWLCVASVSPVFTTLVLADTSAREWSGRIARLSKYQGYGWAGGLVLGAVWTRAVGSLLDPLAVQRSLLVVCAGLLVAATLAAARWLPRVADAPDAEDFGRRPRTLRTARGALSPLLPGRLVSLARTSDPRSLLDGVSRPLAVYLAAVSVFFAGFSVFSAPLPDFLAGVGFGDDAVYVLYVVSSLSSAAFYVGAGALADRYDIRRLQSGALGLRALAFPAVAVAAYALSAPSLTSLLGVALLNVAVGLSWAVIAVTANTLVARYAAPGRRGAALGLYTALSSGAGGIGGLLGGWLAARTGYLLTFEVAGALVLVGGLVVFGLRWLAPEQASDASAPASAD, via the coding sequence GTGTCTCAGAACGCGAGCGACCGCTGGCTCTACGCGTGGGCCGGCGCGAACGTCGCCATCGGTGCGATCTCTCTGCTCGTCCCGCTCTTCGTCGTCGGCCTCGGCGGGACCGCCTTCGACCTCGGCGTCCTCTGGTTCGCGACGTCGGTCGCGATGGTGCCGGGCGCGCTCGGCGTCGGCGCGCTCGTCGACCGCACGGGTCGCCACCGCCCGTTCGCCCTCGCCGGCCTCGGCGGCATCGCCGTCGCCACCGCAGTCCTCCCCTTCCTCGACGGCGTGCTCGCGGTCGTCCTCGTCGACTCCGTCCTCTGGCTCTGCGTCGCGAGCGTCAGCCCCGTCTTCACGACGCTCGTCCTCGCCGACACCAGCGCGCGCGAGTGGAGCGGCCGCATCGCCCGCCTCAGCAAGTATCAGGGCTACGGCTGGGCGGGCGGCCTCGTCCTCGGTGCGGTCTGGACGCGCGCCGTCGGGAGCCTCCTCGACCCGCTCGCCGTCCAGCGCTCCCTCCTCGTCGTCTGTGCCGGCCTCCTCGTCGCCGCCACGCTCGCCGCCGCGCGCTGGCTCCCCCGGGTCGCCGACGCCCCGGACGCCGAGGACTTCGGCCGGCGGCCCCGAACCCTCCGCACCGCCCGGGGCGCGCTCAGCCCGCTCCTCCCCGGGCGCCTCGTCTCGCTCGCGCGCACCAGCGATCCGCGGTCGCTCCTCGACGGCGTCTCCCGCCCGCTCGCCGTCTACCTCGCCGCCGTCTCCGTCTTCTTCGCCGGCTTCAGCGTCTTCAGCGCCCCGCTCCCCGACTTCCTCGCCGGCGTCGGCTTCGGTGACGACGCCGTCTACGTCCTCTACGTCGTCTCCAGTCTCTCCTCGGCCGCGTTCTACGTCGGCGCGGGCGCGCTCGCCGACCGCTACGACATCCGCCGCCTGCAGTCGGGCGCGCTCGGCCTGCGCGCGCTCGCCTTCCCCGCCGTCGCCGTCGCCGCGTACGCCCTCAGCGCGCCCTCGCTGACGAGCCTCCTCGGCGTCGCGCTCCTCAACGTCGCCGTCGGCCTCTCGTGGGCGGTCATCGCTGTCACCGCGAACACGCTCGTCGCGCGCTACGCCGCTCCCGGCCGGCGCGGCGCCGCCCTCGGCCTCTACACCGCGCTCTCCTCGGGCGCCGGCGGCATCGGGGGCCTCCTCGGCGGCTGGCTCGCCGCCCGCACGGGCTACCTCCTCACCTTCGAAGTCGCGGGCGCGCTCGTCCTCGTCGGCGGCCTCGTCGTCTTCGGCCTCCGCTGGCTCGCCCCCGAGCAGGCGAGCGACGCGAGCGCGCCGGCGAGCGCCGACTAA
- a CDS encoding DUF5784 family protein, translating to MAHPLRFRHSEETWSAERVRSQLLADLDDNIGATATSPWFKAPPGYAAQRFEMDNGDLALFAYDETGAGAYWLGNTETPSALWRTDKCTFAEAPFEVSRWAQRELLAGLHEEAPWLGEYRYLSWFFLPVFYSKDGRETTREFFREHAAGFPDADREDALAFYDDFLKTGVFEEHRHVMAGKLGTSEYLDLTRTAAAMGEFDAAWLLHEAGYEITPEIEVATGHSLDFRAERPGEDGAYLVEVTRPLPPSRRSAGTPAAAIRDTVDTKANGDGQLAAHGGGATLFVDCSSFPDDDWAALLAEEPEVQHRPAVVFRVRPTGVVEGYTKGAVPLELEF from the coding sequence GTGGCACATCCGCTCCGGTTTCGGCACTCCGAGGAGACGTGGTCCGCGGAGCGCGTCCGCTCGCAGCTCCTCGCCGACCTCGACGACAACATCGGAGCGACGGCGACGAGCCCGTGGTTCAAAGCGCCCCCGGGCTACGCGGCGCAGCGCTTCGAGATGGACAACGGCGACCTCGCGCTCTTCGCGTACGACGAGACGGGTGCGGGCGCGTACTGGCTCGGGAACACGGAGACGCCGAGCGCGCTCTGGCGCACCGACAAATGCACGTTCGCCGAGGCCCCCTTCGAGGTGTCGCGGTGGGCGCAGCGCGAACTCCTCGCCGGCCTCCACGAGGAGGCGCCGTGGCTCGGCGAGTACAGATACCTCTCGTGGTTCTTCCTCCCCGTGTTCTACTCGAAGGATGGCCGCGAGACCACCCGGGAGTTCTTCCGCGAGCACGCCGCCGGCTTCCCGGACGCCGACCGCGAGGACGCCCTCGCCTTCTACGACGACTTCCTGAAGACCGGCGTCTTCGAGGAGCACCGGCACGTGATGGCGGGGAAGCTCGGCACCTCCGAGTACCTCGACCTGACGCGGACGGCGGCGGCGATGGGCGAGTTCGACGCCGCGTGGCTCCTCCACGAGGCGGGCTACGAGATCACCCCCGAGATCGAGGTGGCGACCGGCCACTCGCTCGACTTTCGTGCCGAACGCCCCGGCGAGGACGGCGCGTACCTCGTGGAGGTGACGCGCCCGCTGCCGCCGAGCCGCCGGTCGGCGGGGACGCCGGCGGCCGCCATCCGGGACACCGTGGACACGAAGGCGAACGGCGACGGCCAGTTGGCCGCGCACGGCGGCGGCGCGACGCTCTTCGTGGACTGCTCGAGCTTCCCGGACGACGACTGGGCGGCGCTCCTCGCCGAGGAGCCCGAGGTCCAGCATCGGCCCGCCGTCGTCTTCCGCGTCCGGCCTACTGGTGTGGTCGAGGGCTACACGAAGGGCGCGGTGCCGCTCGAACTCGAATTCTAA